A stretch of the Porifericola rhodea genome encodes the following:
- a CDS encoding trans-sulfuration enzyme family protein: MNEQSGKATLCVHAGKNASLNSEGVNTPIFTSSAIDFLDQDDVRYPRNFNTVNQKVVSAKIAALEGSEDGLLFGSGMAAISNSILALVRSGDHVLFQKDLYGGTYQMATQMLPQFGISYSFSEPTLEAMEAAIRPETKLIYIETPSNPLLKVTDMEMVAGLAKAKGILSMIDNTFASPINQNPIAFGIDIVAHSGSKYMGGHSDLLFGAIATSHQLRQQISEGGKILGSNVNATTCALIERSLKTLALRVEKQNENAQALAEFLQEHPRVEAVYYPGLQDSPEHSIASRQMKGFGGMLSFEPALRSGAEAESLIRKFKVIAPAVSLGGVETIVNMPARTSHSLLPAEERKKAGVKDVLLRLSVGIEDSEDLMRDLDQALQFAGIYATS; encoded by the coding sequence ATGAACGAGCAAAGCGGAAAGGCCACACTTTGTGTACATGCCGGAAAGAATGCCAGCCTCAATAGCGAAGGTGTAAATACACCGATATTTACTTCCTCAGCCATTGACTTTCTAGATCAGGATGATGTTCGCTACCCCCGAAATTTTAATACGGTTAACCAAAAAGTAGTATCAGCAAAAATCGCTGCTCTGGAAGGTAGTGAGGATGGCTTACTTTTTGGCTCTGGTATGGCGGCAATCAGCAATAGCATACTAGCCCTGGTGAGAAGTGGGGACCATGTTCTTTTTCAAAAAGACCTATACGGAGGCACTTATCAGATGGCTACACAAATGCTCCCTCAGTTTGGTATTAGCTATAGCTTTTCCGAGCCTACTTTAGAAGCAATGGAAGCAGCTATTCGCCCAGAAACTAAGCTCATCTATATAGAAACTCCTTCTAACCCTTTGCTAAAAGTTACTGATATGGAGATGGTAGCGGGTCTGGCTAAGGCTAAAGGTATTCTGAGCATGATTGACAATACTTTTGCTTCTCCTATCAATCAAAACCCGATAGCTTTCGGCATAGATATAGTGGCACATAGCGGAAGTAAGTATATGGGAGGCCATAGCGACCTGCTTTTTGGAGCTATTGCAACATCGCACCAGCTACGTCAACAAATTAGTGAAGGGGGAAAAATTCTGGGTAGCAATGTTAATGCTACTACCTGCGCTTTGATTGAGCGCAGCCTTAAAACTTTAGCATTAAGAGTAGAGAAACAGAACGAAAATGCTCAGGCTCTAGCCGAGTTTTTACAAGAACATCCGCGAGTAGAAGCTGTCTACTACCCTGGACTACAAGATAGCCCGGAGCATAGTATTGCCAGCCGACAGATGAAAGGCTTCGGAGGCATGTTATCTTTTGAACCCGCACTACGCAGTGGAGCAGAGGCAGAGTCGCTCATCAGAAAATTTAAAGTAATAGCTCCGGCGGTAAGCCTGGGAGGAGTAGAGACTATCGTAAACATGCCTGCACGTACCTCTCACTCCCTTCTTCCGGCAGAAGAACGAAAAAAGGCGGGTGTAAAGGATGTATTACTCAGACTATCAGTAGGAATAGAGGATAGCGAAGACCTGATGCGCGACCTGGATCAGGCGCTTCAGTTTGCTGGCATCTATGCTACTTCTTAA
- a CDS encoding secondary thiamine-phosphate synthase enzyme YjbQ — protein sequence MQIFQKEIRLPAFSRGFHIITSHIEKEFGEMRELKQGLLHVFIQHTSASLTINENADPTVRDDFESHMNVMVPENAPYYEHTLEGPDDMPAHIKSSLMGSHLSIPITNGRLNLGTWQGVYLCEHRDRGGQRRLVLTAYGQ from the coding sequence ATGCAAATTTTTCAGAAAGAGATACGCTTACCAGCCTTCTCCAGAGGCTTTCATATAATTACATCTCATATAGAGAAAGAGTTTGGAGAAATGCGTGAGCTAAAGCAGGGACTTTTACACGTATTTATTCAGCATACTTCTGCTAGCCTTACTATTAATGAGAATGCAGACCCCACTGTAAGAGATGATTTTGAAAGCCATATGAATGTAATGGTGCCAGAGAATGCTCCTTATTATGAGCATACCCTGGAAGGACCAGATGATATGCCAGCCCACATAAAATCTTCATTAATGGGTAGCCATCTTAGTATCCCTATCACTAATGGCAGACTCAATTTGGGTACCTGGCAAGGGGTGTACCTTTGCGAGCATCGCGATCGTGGGGGGCAACGTAGATTAGTGCTTACCGCTTATGGGCAATAA
- a CDS encoding rhomboid family intramembrane serine protease, whose translation MFGRLSPIVKNLLLINIGIFIIQSFVSINLVEIGGLRYIFSDSFRPYQFFTHLFIHGGLGHLFGNMFALFIFGPLLERFWGGQRFLVFYLVTGLGAALLYSAINFYEVTKLRNAVESYVDNPTPDNFDTFVRDNAEFAWRSPEVQNFIDQYYDNPNSSSYVSQGKELARQILERKADIPMVGASGAIFGILMAFGLLFPNTELFLLFFPFPIKAKYFVLFYGLYELWAGFERVPGDNVAHFAHLGGMLFAFILIKVWQGKSNTFY comes from the coding sequence ATGTTTGGAAGACTTAGTCCGATAGTAAAAAACCTCTTGTTAATTAACATAGGTATATTCATTATACAGTCATTTGTATCTATTAATCTGGTAGAGATAGGAGGGCTTCGTTACATTTTTTCAGACTCTTTTCGCCCGTACCAGTTCTTTACGCACCTTTTTATTCATGGAGGCTTAGGCCACCTGTTTGGAAATATGTTTGCCCTCTTCATCTTTGGTCCTTTGCTGGAGCGCTTTTGGGGAGGCCAGCGCTTTCTGGTATTTTACCTGGTTACCGGCTTGGGTGCTGCTTTGCTTTATTCTGCAATTAACTTTTATGAGGTTACTAAGCTGAGAAATGCAGTGGAAAGCTATGTAGACAACCCTACACCCGATAATTTTGATACTTTCGTGAGAGACAATGCTGAGTTTGCATGGCGCAGCCCTGAAGTTCAGAATTTTATTGACCAATATTATGATAATCCCAACAGTTCCAGCTATGTTAGCCAGGGTAAAGAGCTTGCTCGGCAGATACTGGAACGCAAAGCAGACATACCTATGGTAGGTGCTTCAGGAGCTATTTTTGGCATCCTTATGGCATTCGGTTTGCTTTTTCCAAACACTGAATTATTTCTGTTATTTTTTCCTTTTCCTATTAAAGCAAAATATTTTGTCTTATTCTATGGGCTTTATGAGCTCTGGGCCGGATTTGAGCGGGTGCCCGGAGACAATGTAGCTCATTTTGCTCACCTGGGCGGAATGCTGTTTGCTTTTATACTCATTAAAGTATGGCAGGGAAAAAGTAATACTTTCTATTAG
- the mutL gene encoding DNA mismatch repair endonuclease MutL, whose product MSDVIQLLPDAIANQIAAGEVVQRPASVVKELLENAIDASSDHICVVIKDAGKTLIQVRDNGVGMSETDARMSFERHATSKIRRSEDIYAIHTLGFRGEALASIAAVAQVEMETRTREQEFGTCLSVEGSVFKDSEPIATEIGTSISVKNLFFNVPARRTFLKSNSVEMRHIIDEFFRVALARPDISFEFFQNDTLTYDLAKGKLSRRIAELFGDSYRKQILSCQEETPTLKIYGYVGAPEHAKRTRGEQFFFINKRFIKNSYLNHAVMSAYEAMLPEGSFPFYALFIEIDPADIDVNVHPTKTEIKLADERTVYAIVRAAVKRALGTNLVTPSLDEQENEENHFSVLSRISRGEDRSLRHSASEQSSPQRAFKQNSALKKADTSQWENLYSQPQDQSYFNFDDSPADHPHTESPEEEENALTFQSAANRMPSGGSLFHDSTHGTSEQPFQVHQSYIVIQVKSGMMIIDQQAAHERILYEHYALALERRSGVSQQSLFPQTLVLNPADIALVQELQDEISALGFDFTIFGQNTVVINGVPTDIKGGNEKEIFEGLIEQYKSYQSDLSSNKRESVARSIARRMSVKKGQKLNPAEMSTLIDRLFGCLHSDYAPDGRKTYTILDLDQITDFFK is encoded by the coding sequence ATGTCAGATGTCATTCAGCTTCTGCCTGATGCCATTGCTAACCAGATTGCAGCAGGTGAAGTAGTGCAGAGGCCGGCTTCAGTAGTCAAGGAGTTATTAGAAAACGCTATAGATGCGTCCAGTGATCATATCTGTGTCGTGATAAAAGACGCAGGCAAAACCCTGATACAGGTTAGGGATAATGGTGTGGGCATGAGCGAAACTGATGCCCGTATGAGCTTTGAACGCCATGCCACTTCTAAAATCAGGCGTTCAGAGGATATCTATGCCATACATACACTCGGCTTTAGGGGAGAAGCCCTTGCCTCTATTGCTGCCGTAGCACAGGTAGAAATGGAGACACGCACCCGCGAGCAGGAATTTGGCACCTGCCTGAGTGTGGAGGGTTCTGTGTTTAAAGATAGTGAACCTATAGCTACAGAAATAGGCACTTCTATCAGTGTAAAGAATCTTTTTTTCAATGTTCCGGCACGGCGTACTTTTTTGAAGTCAAATTCAGTGGAAATGCGCCACATCATAGACGAATTTTTCCGGGTGGCCCTTGCCCGACCTGATATTTCTTTTGAGTTTTTCCAGAACGACACCCTAACTTATGATTTGGCAAAGGGCAAACTGAGCCGACGCATTGCGGAGCTTTTTGGAGACAGCTACCGTAAGCAGATACTTAGCTGCCAGGAAGAAACTCCCACTCTAAAAATTTATGGTTATGTAGGAGCGCCGGAACATGCCAAACGTACACGTGGAGAGCAGTTTTTCTTTATTAATAAGCGGTTTATAAAAAACAGCTATCTCAACCATGCAGTAATGAGCGCCTATGAGGCCATGCTACCAGAAGGCTCTTTTCCTTTTTATGCGTTGTTTATTGAAATTGATCCGGCGGACATAGATGTTAATGTGCACCCCACCAAAACTGAAATTAAACTAGCTGATGAGCGAACAGTCTATGCTATAGTACGTGCTGCTGTTAAGCGTGCCTTGGGTACCAACCTGGTAACTCCCTCATTAGATGAGCAGGAGAACGAAGAAAACCACTTTAGCGTACTAAGTCGCATTTCTCGTGGAGAAGATCGTTCTTTACGCCATTCTGCATCTGAGCAGAGCAGCCCCCAGCGTGCTTTTAAACAAAACTCCGCTTTAAAAAAAGCCGACACTTCGCAATGGGAGAACTTGTATTCTCAGCCTCAGGATCAGTCGTATTTTAACTTTGATGATAGCCCGGCTGATCATCCACACACGGAAAGTCCTGAAGAGGAAGAAAATGCACTTACTTTTCAGAGTGCAGCTAATCGCATGCCCAGTGGTGGTTCGCTCTTTCATGATAGTACACACGGTACCAGTGAGCAGCCTTTTCAGGTTCATCAATCTTATATTGTAATACAGGTGAAGTCCGGGATGATGATAATAGACCAGCAGGCTGCGCATGAGCGTATCCTGTATGAGCATTATGCTCTGGCTCTGGAGCGCCGCTCCGGGGTATCTCAGCAGTCACTTTTTCCTCAGACTTTAGTGCTTAACCCTGCCGATATAGCTTTGGTACAAGAGCTACAAGACGAGATTAGCGCTTTGGGCTTTGACTTTACTATTTTTGGGCAAAATACCGTAGTTATTAATGGAGTACCCACCGATATTAAAGGTGGAAACGAGAAAGAAATTTTTGAAGGACTGATAGAGCAATATAAAAGCTACCAGTCCGACCTATCCAGTAATAAGCGTGAGAGTGTGGCTCGTTCTATAGCCCGCCGAATGTCTGTAAAGAAAGGACAAAAACTTAATCCGGCAGAAATGAGTACACTTATAGACCGTCTTTTTGGTTGCCTCCATTCAGACTATGCACCAGATGGGCGTAAGACTTATACCATACTGGATCTGGATCAGATTACCGACTTTTTTAAATAA
- the bshA gene encoding N-acetyl-alpha-D-glucosaminyl L-malate synthase BshA: MKIGIVCYPTFGGSGVVATELGKALAKKGHQVHFITYSQPTRLDFFNENLFYHQVDVRTYPLFQYPPYELVLSSKMVDVVKYEKLDVLHVHYAIPHASAAYMAKQILATEGISIPVVTTLHGTDITLVGKDASFAPVVTFSINASDGITAVSENLRTETYDYFNITKDIKVIPNFVDLDRFKRQKKEHFKRAICPNDECMIVHASNFRRVKRVEDVVRVFDKVRKKVPAKLLMVGDGPERSNVEKLCRELGACEDIRFLGKLEAIEEVLSVADLFLMPSEKESFGLAALEAMACEVPVVTSNAGGLPELNIDGETGYVLPVGDIEGMTEKSIYILSSPERLDAFKKRALARAKEFEVSHIVPLYEKLYQEVLDKQKNVALS, translated from the coding sequence ATGAAAATAGGCATAGTTTGTTATCCTACCTTTGGCGGTAGTGGCGTAGTGGCTACCGAACTGGGTAAGGCCCTGGCCAAAAAAGGCCATCAAGTTCATTTTATTACTTATTCTCAACCTACTCGTCTGGATTTTTTCAATGAAAATCTCTTTTATCATCAGGTAGATGTTAGAACTTATCCGCTCTTTCAGTATCCGCCTTATGAATTAGTGCTTTCCAGCAAAATGGTTGATGTAGTAAAGTATGAGAAACTGGATGTGCTACATGTCCACTATGCTATCCCCCATGCTTCAGCCGCCTATATGGCAAAGCAGATACTAGCCACCGAAGGCATCAGTATTCCGGTAGTTACTACGCTACATGGTACCGATATCACATTGGTAGGTAAAGATGCTTCTTTTGCGCCAGTAGTAACTTTCAGTATTAACGCTTCTGATGGTATTACCGCTGTTTCGGAGAATCTTCGTACCGAAACCTACGATTACTTTAACATTACTAAAGACATCAAGGTCATTCCTAATTTTGTAGACTTAGACCGGTTTAAACGCCAGAAGAAAGAGCATTTTAAAAGAGCTATTTGCCCCAACGATGAGTGTATGATTGTACATGCCTCTAACTTTCGTCGGGTAAAGAGAGTGGAAGATGTAGTGAGAGTTTTTGATAAAGTGCGCAAAAAGGTGCCTGCCAAATTACTTATGGTAGGTGATGGCCCCGAGCGTTCCAATGTGGAAAAGTTATGCCGTGAGTTAGGAGCTTGTGAAGATATTCGATTTTTAGGTAAGCTGGAAGCTATAGAAGAAGTACTCTCTGTAGCAGACCTCTTCCTGATGCCTTCAGAAAAAGAAAGCTTTGGCTTAGCGGCTTTAGAAGCTATGGCATGCGAAGTGCCAGTGGTGACAAGCAATGCGGGAGGCCTTCCTGAGCTTAATATTGATGGGGAAACCGGTTATGTCCTACCAGTAGGTGATATAGAGGGAATGACCGAAAAAAGTATTTATATACTATCTTCACCTGAGCGGCTGGATGCTTTCAAGAAAAGAGCCCTAGCCCGAGCCAAAGAGTTCGAAGTAAGCCACATCGTTCCGCTTTACGAAAAGCTTTATCAGGAAGTATTAGATAAGCAGAAAAATGTGGCACTCTCTTAA
- a CDS encoding DUF952 domain-containing protein, giving the protein MTAFEENIAIAYLHEAEDKENKCILTSQRLVVVYKGKVFSFDKEHIKALSFGQRRIMLPLVSGGIMAPLSLLAIFLNLYNPWPLMFVFFLGSALLYLGWQQHPVLVVRDSVKDHDFFLNDISPNLKAFLSFARQYVFQGGNELYLVLPLQEWEQTEQQDNIATQDLYDKGYVRLLSPAQLARWKKQKHHRQHNFSVLHINPLQVKAEIRYEPGERGAPELYAHVYGSINREAIIKTELF; this is encoded by the coding sequence ATGACAGCATTTGAGGAAAACATAGCGATTGCCTACTTGCATGAGGCAGAAGATAAAGAGAATAAGTGTATTCTTACCTCCCAACGTTTAGTAGTGGTATACAAGGGTAAGGTGTTTAGCTTTGACAAAGAGCATATTAAAGCGCTAAGTTTTGGTCAGCGTAGAATTATGCTTCCGCTAGTTAGTGGAGGAATTATGGCTCCACTGAGCCTATTAGCTATTTTTCTTAATCTTTATAATCCCTGGCCACTTATGTTTGTGTTCTTTTTAGGGAGCGCACTGCTTTATTTAGGTTGGCAACAGCATCCGGTGCTGGTGGTTAGAGATAGCGTAAAAGACCATGACTTTTTTCTAAATGATATAAGTCCCAACCTCAAAGCTTTTCTGTCTTTTGCTCGCCAGTATGTTTTTCAGGGAGGCAATGAGTTATACCTTGTACTCCCCCTACAGGAGTGGGAGCAAACAGAGCAGCAGGATAATATCGCGACACAAGATTTATACGATAAGGGCTATGTACGGCTTTTATCGCCAGCACAGCTAGCACGGTGGAAGAAGCAAAAACATCATCGGCAGCATAATTTCAGTGTTTTACATATCAACCCGCTACAAGTAAAAGCAGAAATTCGCTATGAGCCTGGCGAGAGGGGTGCTCCGGAATTATATGCCCATGTTTATGGAAGCATCAACCGAGAGGCCATCATCAAAACTGAATTGTTCTGA
- a CDS encoding rhomboid family intramembrane serine protease has product MNSILDDFKNAFHRPNNGLMKILLINLVVFLALIFFRVIFAFASAGEIYELILRQLMLPAALDSFIVKPWTLVTYFFTHEGFFHILFNLLFLYWFGSLIMEFLGSQKFVNLYVLGGLAGGLFYILIYNTLPYFASQVDTSRMLGASAGVYAVVVGAATFMPNYTISLILLGPVRIKYIAIFYVILSFAQSAGPNAGGELAHLAGAGLGFLYIKQLQNGNDLGKPLSSFFTFIKSFFVRQPKVKVSYRNVQKKKANGRTNSSVRSKQEEIDAILDKISESGYDSLTKEEKQKLFDASKN; this is encoded by the coding sequence ATGAATAGTATACTAGACGATTTTAAAAATGCATTTCACCGGCCTAATAACGGGCTGATGAAAATCTTACTTATAAACCTAGTTGTGTTTTTAGCCCTGATATTTTTCAGGGTTATTTTTGCTTTTGCCAGTGCCGGAGAGATTTATGAGCTGATACTGCGTCAACTCATGCTACCTGCTGCACTAGATAGCTTTATCGTAAAGCCTTGGACGCTGGTTACCTACTTCTTTACTCACGAGGGCTTTTTCCACATTCTCTTTAATTTACTCTTCCTCTACTGGTTTGGTAGCCTGATTATGGAGTTTTTGGGAAGCCAAAAGTTCGTTAACCTATATGTGCTGGGCGGCTTAGCAGGAGGGCTTTTTTACATACTTATCTATAATACATTGCCTTATTTTGCCAGCCAGGTAGATACCTCTCGTATGTTGGGTGCTTCAGCTGGTGTGTATGCCGTAGTGGTAGGAGCAGCTACTTTTATGCCTAACTACACTATTTCTCTAATACTTTTGGGGCCCGTGCGGATCAAATACATCGCTATTTTTTATGTAATTCTATCTTTTGCACAATCTGCCGGGCCTAATGCCGGAGGTGAGTTAGCTCACCTTGCTGGCGCAGGTTTGGGTTTTCTTTATATTAAACAGTTACAGAATGGTAACGATCTGGGTAAACCACTATCTTCTTTCTTTACGTTTATCAAAAGCTTTTTTGTGAGGCAGCCTAAAGTAAAAGTTTCTTACCGCAATGTTCAAAAGAAAAAAGCGAATGGGCGCACCAACAGTAGTGTTCGTAGCAAACAGGAAGAAATTGACGCAATTTTAGATAAGATCTCTGAAAGTGGCTATGATAGCCTTACCAAAGAAGAGAAGCAAAAGCTTTTTGACGCAAGCAAAAACTAA
- a CDS encoding serine hydrolase — MDRMPKARWVASVMDTMSLDEKIEQLFMLSLYDNSREVDVAEVNRLLQKHNAGGVLVHGGKSSAQLQTALALQKNAAMPLLMGLNARLGAGNSLDSAMSFPSFAAMGAVQNTNYLYDIGKEVARECRRLGIHINMAPILDVKNGMVQGNEYEDVLSDDFGQAFAKGLTYMQGMQDHGLIPCYKQYPLASPVAMAGVGGGAASPHPKKGKLVAQLNFTEKGDEIADRSFLLRNAVPDTYLYEKYLKLEGLVFSDMLSPAEGDMGRQAVAAIQAGNDMVLAGTNISSAVEGVRAALKRGELSMADINQRVSKILSAKYLVGLDGYGRRLATTEEYASQEAQLLKQYLYEEAITVVRNQETLIPVRVLDTTSFASLSVNLTEPGTSPFQKMLDNYAPFTHYYIENSRKNINYNTLYKQISQFGHVMVALYEHPSKRKKEIDKELLTFLKFLRKKTNVTLVAFTPPQHLVELEDFPSLVCAYDEDPIAQQVAPQILFGALGAKGRLPVNASKTLAAGVGVSTRELARLGYSLPEAVGLNADTLQLIDSLAQWAIDEEATPGCQVLVARRGKIIWEKAYGYQTYDKESPITPSTIYDIASVSKVAGTMQAIMFLQERGTIELDEKISTYLPELKGTDKENITVREVLLHRAGLRSFIPFWSMTKDRRGLSDDFYRKEEEGDFNMQVAEGLYGISSLKDSVWQWTVDSKLLKKRGRRSPSWKPDYNYRYSDLSFFILHRLVERVTNQSMDAFLNQNFYDPLGLKTLSYRPLQKFPLDRIAPTENDRHFRNTLVRGTVHDEGAALYGGVAGHAGLFSNAHDLAVLMQMNLQDGIYGGDRYFQEGTVNRFTLRQYNDSRRGLGWDKPEYLRDGGPTAPEASYSSFGHLGFTGTSVWVDPKYDLVYIFLSNRIHPSARNTKLLTEGVRTKIQSVVYRAMNDYNGR, encoded by the coding sequence ATGGATAGGATGCCAAAAGCGAGGTGGGTAGCAAGTGTGATGGATACCATGAGTCTGGATGAAAAGATAGAGCAGCTCTTCATGCTTTCTTTATATGATAATAGTCGAGAAGTGGATGTCGCTGAGGTTAATCGTTTGCTACAGAAACACAATGCCGGAGGAGTATTGGTACATGGTGGCAAGTCATCAGCGCAGCTACAGACGGCCCTGGCTTTGCAAAAAAATGCCGCTATGCCTCTGTTGATGGGGCTAAATGCACGATTGGGAGCAGGCAATAGTTTGGATAGCGCTATGAGCTTTCCTTCTTTCGCGGCTATGGGGGCAGTACAAAATACCAATTACCTTTACGATATAGGCAAAGAAGTAGCGAGAGAGTGCCGTCGCCTGGGCATACATATTAATATGGCTCCCATACTGGATGTAAAAAATGGTATGGTGCAGGGGAATGAGTACGAAGATGTACTAAGTGATGATTTCGGACAGGCCTTCGCTAAAGGGCTTACTTATATGCAGGGCATGCAAGATCATGGTTTAATACCATGTTACAAACAGTATCCTCTGGCATCTCCAGTGGCTATGGCCGGTGTAGGAGGAGGAGCCGCATCTCCACATCCTAAAAAGGGTAAGCTGGTAGCTCAGCTCAATTTTACGGAAAAAGGAGACGAAATAGCAGATCGTTCTTTCTTATTGCGCAATGCTGTACCCGATACTTACCTGTATGAGAAATACCTGAAGCTGGAAGGGCTGGTGTTTTCTGATATGCTTTCCCCTGCGGAAGGAGATATGGGCAGACAGGCAGTAGCGGCCATTCAGGCAGGCAATGATATGGTGCTGGCTGGTACCAATATTAGCTCGGCGGTAGAAGGAGTACGTGCAGCATTGAAAAGAGGAGAGCTTAGTATGGCCGATATCAACCAGCGTGTTAGCAAAATTTTAAGTGCCAAATACCTGGTAGGTTTAGACGGTTACGGCAGGCGTTTAGCTACAACTGAAGAATATGCCAGCCAGGAAGCACAACTTCTTAAACAATATTTGTATGAGGAAGCGATTACTGTTGTTCGTAATCAGGAAACCCTGATTCCGGTTCGCGTTCTGGATACTACCTCTTTTGCTTCTCTTTCGGTTAACTTAACAGAGCCAGGAACCAGCCCATTTCAAAAAATGCTGGACAACTATGCTCCTTTCACACACTACTACATAGAAAACAGCAGAAAGAACATAAACTACAATACATTATACAAGCAGATAAGTCAGTTTGGGCATGTGATGGTAGCTCTGTACGAACACCCCTCCAAACGCAAAAAAGAAATAGATAAAGAGCTGCTTACCTTTCTTAAGTTTTTAAGAAAAAAAACCAATGTTACACTGGTAGCTTTCACGCCTCCCCAACATTTGGTAGAGCTGGAAGACTTTCCTTCTCTGGTTTGTGCTTATGACGAAGACCCAATAGCGCAGCAGGTAGCCCCGCAAATTTTGTTTGGAGCATTAGGTGCCAAAGGTAGGCTGCCGGTAAATGCCTCAAAAACACTAGCGGCTGGTGTTGGTGTAAGCACACGTGAGCTAGCACGTCTAGGTTATTCTTTACCCGAAGCTGTTGGCTTAAATGCCGATACGCTACAGTTAATAGACTCTCTGGCTCAGTGGGCGATAGACGAAGAGGCTACGCCTGGTTGCCAAGTGTTAGTAGCCCGCCGGGGAAAAATTATTTGGGAAAAAGCCTATGGGTATCAAACTTATGATAAGGAAAGCCCAATAACACCTTCTACAATATACGATATTGCCTCTGTTTCTAAAGTAGCAGGCACCATGCAGGCGATTATGTTTTTACAGGAAAGAGGCACTATAGAACTTGACGAGAAAATATCTACTTACTTACCTGAGCTAAAGGGTACAGACAAAGAAAATATTACAGTAAGAGAAGTCCTTCTGCACAGAGCAGGGCTGCGCTCATTTATTCCTTTCTGGTCTATGACTAAAGATAGAAGAGGGCTAAGTGACGATTTTTACCGCAAAGAGGAAGAGGGTGACTTTAATATGCAGGTGGCCGAGGGACTATACGGAATCAGTAGCCTGAAAGACTCTGTATGGCAATGGACAGTAGACTCCAAGCTATTGAAGAAAAGAGGTAGAAGAAGCCCCTCCTGGAAGCCTGACTACAATTATCGCTACAGTGATTTGAGCTTTTTTATACTGCATCGTTTGGTAGAGCGCGTGACTAACCAGTCAATGGATGCTTTCTTAAACCAGAACTTTTACGATCCTTTAGGTTTGAAGACACTCTCCTATCGGCCCCTTCAGAAGTTTCCTTTAGATAGAATTGCACCTACCGAAAACGACAGACACTTCAGAAACACACTGGTAAGAGGGACGGTGCACGATGAGGGGGCTGCTCTTTATGGGGGAGTAGCTGGGCATGCCGGCTTGTTTAGTAATGCTCATGATCTGGCAGTGCTTATGCAGATGAACCTACAGGATGGTATTTATGGGGGAGATCGTTACTTTCAGGAAGGAACGGTAAACCGCTTTACACTCAGACAGTACAACGATAGCCGTAGAGGCCTGGGATGGGATAAGCCCGAATACCTGAGAGATGGCGGGCCTACTGCTCCGGAAGCTTCTTACAGCTCTTTTGGCCACCTTGGCTTTACGGGTACTTCGGTATGGGTTGATCCAAAATATGATCTGGTTTATATATTTCTATCTAACCGTATTCACCCTAGTGCCCGAAATACAAAACTTCTTACAGAAGGAGTGCGTACAAAAATACAATCGGTAGTATACCGTGCAATGAATGATTATAACGGTCGTTGA